A region from the Dysidea avara chromosome 15, odDysAvar1.4, whole genome shotgun sequence genome encodes:
- the LOC136245139 gene encoding uncharacterized protein, giving the protein MASSWAVEDCSNSDESREFEEEENEEVVKKPIHVIINDQPPRRDAKIIHQFPNEQEDLKATIVAKLKEQKTWMAGQFKDVSTQMAKQLHTIMVSGVAKALVPSGATNATPGSHVNSTHLYQNVTDSFDIATSIAATATAPDDVITAPGSVITVTTTTASDSVVNTSVTNAEATNNDEHDTEIERTERIQDIEYLGADEMLTIFIKLKTDGRSVGRIKTI; this is encoded by the exons ATGGCGAGCAGCTGGGCA GTTGAGGATTGTAGTAATAGTGATGAGAGTCGTGAATTTgaggaagaagaaaatgaagAA GTTGTTAAAAAACCCATCCATGTGATCATAAATGATCAGCCACCAAGACGTGATGCAAAAATCATTCACCAGTTTCCAAATGAG CAAGAAGATTTGAAGGCTACAATTGTGGCAAAGCTCAAAGAGCAG AAAACTTGGATGGCGGGGCAATTTAAAGACGTTTCAACCCAAATGGCAAAGCAACTGCACACCATCATGGTTTCAGGTGTGGCTAAAGCATTGGTACCATCAGGTGCTACAAATGCTACACCTGGAAGCCATGTGAATTCCACACATTTGTATCAAAATGTGACAGATT CCTTTGACATCGCCACTAGTATTGCAGCCACTGCTACAGCCCCTGATGATGTTATCACTGCCCCTGGCAGTGTTATCACAGTCACTACTACTACAGCCAGTGACAGTGTTGTTAACACAAGCGTAACGAATGCGGAAGCAACCAACAATGATGAA CACGATACTGAAATTGAGAGAACAGAACGTATTCAAGACATCGAATACCTTGGTGCAGATGAAATGCTCACAATATTCATTAAACTCAAAACAGATGGTCGCTCGGTAGGTCGCATTAAAACTATTTGA
- the LOC136245464 gene encoding uncharacterized protein, with protein MAKLRAKEVAAMLDDDSDWNDSDEEAERDEKREASDDYDGGEEEHEGLEGFLDYIEEYQYWLGLQDWEPPPLDDDDNNIGQIPPPKGSLTEVDDQETVKATDDDVQEERSTGSGRVLESGTGRILAEEDVSALTESTGGNEIAGVSGGGSSNSTSSESGSLEISINISNLSRVPNRLGVSIDLSNLTCPIPPPSTTTASASIPLRGGPFVEPVGPTTPLTPTATAMDFFGQSFDDDLFRHIVDETNLYASQKGSKWRWPLTVDELKAFLGVWIMMGIVRLPRVRDYWSQERIYGENLVITDAFARDRFF; from the exons ATGGCGAAGTTACGAGCGAAAGAAGTCGCTGCTATGCTGGACGACGATAGTGACTGGAATGATTCGGATGAAGAAGCCGAACGAGATGAAAAGCGTGAGGCTAGTGACGATTACGACGGTGGTGAAGAAGAACACGAAGGCCTAGAAGGTTTTCTAGACTATATTGAGGAGTATCAG TACTGGTTAGGTCTCCAAGACTGGGAACCTCCACCATTGGATGATGACGACAACAACATTGGACAGATTCCACCACCCAAAGGTAGCCTCACTGAAGTGGATGATCAGGAGACTGTGAAAGCTACTGATGATGAT GTACAAGAAGAACGCTCGACTGGAAGTGGTCGAGTGTTGGAGAGTGGTACTGGGAGAATACTG GCTGAAGAAGATGTTTCTGCACTGACCGAAAGTACTGGAGGGAATGAGATTGCAGGCGTGAGTGGAGGGGGCAGTAGCAACAGCACTTCTAGTGAAAGTGGCTCCCTAGAAATCTCTATTAACATTTCTAATTTAAGCAGAGTACCAAATAGGTTAGGTGTTTCTATTGATTTGTCAAATTTAACTTGTCCCATTCCTCCACCTTCTACTACAACTGCTAGTGCCTCTATTCCTCTCAGGGGGGGTCCATTTGTTGAGCCTGTGGGTCCTACAACACCCCTGACACCAACAGCTACAGCAATGGATTTTTTTGGGCAGAGTTTTGATGACGATCTTTTTAGGCACATTGTAGATGAGACCAACTTGTATGCCTCTCAAAAGGGTTCTAAATGGAGGTGGCCTCTAACTGTAGATGAACTAAAGGCCTTCTTAGGGGTATGGATCATGATGGGAATAGTTAGGCTACCCCGGGTTCGTGATTATTGGTCCCAAGAACGTATTTATGGGGAAAATTTAGTGATTACTGATGCCTTTGCTAGAGATCGTTTTTTT